The Luteimonas sp. YGD11-2 genome has a window encoding:
- the speD gene encoding adenosylmethionine decarboxylase: MVKPLPRLKLQGFNNLTKALSFNIYDVCYASSEDERRRYIEYIDEAYNADRLTQILTDVAEIIGANILNIARQDYDPQGASVTILISEEPVIDKSAAKGVISDAVVAHLDKSHITVHTYPETHPDNGIATFRADIDVATCGVISPLKALNYLIESLESDIVVMDYRVRGFTRDIKGKKHYIDHKINSIQDYLAKNIKSRYDALDVNVYQENIFHTKMHLKDFDLDQYLFEEKARNLSFKDRMKIEARLKREIEELYHGRNLAD; this comes from the coding sequence GTGGTCAAGCCGCTGCCCCGCCTGAAGCTCCAGGGGTTCAACAATCTGACGAAGGCCCTGTCCTTCAACATCTACGACGTGTGCTACGCGTCTTCCGAGGACGAGCGCCGTCGTTACATCGAGTACATCGATGAGGCGTACAACGCGGACCGCCTGACGCAGATCCTCACGGACGTGGCCGAGATCATCGGCGCCAACATCCTCAACATCGCGCGCCAGGATTACGACCCGCAGGGCGCGTCGGTGACCATCCTCATCTCCGAGGAACCGGTGATCGACAAGTCGGCGGCCAAGGGCGTGATTTCCGACGCCGTGGTCGCGCATCTCGACAAGTCGCACATCACCGTGCACACCTATCCGGAAACCCACCCGGACAACGGCATCGCCACCTTCCGTGCCGACATCGATGTCGCCACCTGCGGGGTGATCTCGCCGCTGAAGGCGCTGAACTACCTGATCGAGAGCCTCGAGTCCGACATCGTGGTGATGGACTACCGCGTGCGCGGCTTCACCCGCGACATCAAGGGCAAGAAGCACTACATCGACCACAAGATCAATTCGATCCAGGACTACCTCGCCAAGAACATCAAGTCGCGCTACGACGCACTCGATGTGAACGTCTACCAGGAAAACATCTTCCACACCAAGATGCACCTGAAGGACTTCGATCTCGACCAGTACCTGTTCGAGGAAAAGGCGCGCAACCTGTCGTTCAAGGACCGGATGAAGATCGAGGCGCGCCTGAAGCGCGAGATCGAGGAGCTCTACCACGGCCGCAACCTGGCCGACTGA
- the coq7 gene encoding 2-polyprenyl-3-methyl-6-methoxy-1,4-benzoquinone monooxygenase produces MHARQLSPLDRILAQAQHAMDTVLGDPAATRANPATDTPDVALDADERRHAAGLMRINHVGEICAQALYVGQAAVARDAHTREHLMAAAQEETDHLAWCAERLRELDARPSLFNPLWYAGSYAIGLAAGLRGDGWNLGFVVETERQVEAHLDEHLQTLPPADLRSRAILETMKADEARHADEAERAGARVLPQPIPAVMRLASKAMKTVAYRL; encoded by the coding sequence ATGCACGCCCGACAGCTCTCCCCGCTCGACCGCATCCTCGCCCAGGCCCAGCACGCCATGGACACCGTGCTTGGCGACCCGGCCGCCACCCGCGCCAATCCCGCGACGGACACCCCGGATGTCGCACTGGATGCCGACGAGCGTCGCCACGCCGCCGGCCTGATGCGCATCAACCATGTCGGCGAGATATGCGCGCAGGCGCTGTACGTCGGCCAGGCCGCGGTCGCGCGCGATGCGCACACCCGCGAGCACCTGATGGCGGCGGCGCAGGAGGAGACCGACCATCTCGCCTGGTGCGCCGAACGCCTGCGCGAGCTCGACGCCCGCCCCAGCCTGTTCAATCCGCTGTGGTACGCCGGCAGCTATGCCATCGGCCTGGCGGCGGGGCTGCGCGGGGACGGCTGGAACCTCGGCTTCGTGGTCGAGACGGAACGCCAGGTCGAGGCGCACCTGGACGAACACCTGCAGACGCTGCCGCCGGCCGACCTGCGCAGCCGCGCGATCCTCGAGACCATGAAGGCCGACGAGGCCCGTCATGCCGACGAGGCCGAGCGCGCCGGCGCCCGCGTGCTGCCGCAGCCGATCCCGGCGGTGATGCGGCTGGCATCGAAGGCGATGAAGACGGTGGCCTACCGGCTCTGA
- the rplM gene encoding 50S ribosomal protein L13 has translation MKTFTAKSETVQRDWYLVDASGKTLGRLSSEIARRLRGKHKPVYTPHVDTGDYIIVINAEKVAVTGKKLTDKLYHRFTGYIGNLKTETLAQALERHPERVIETAVKGMLPKNTLGRAMYRKLKVYKGAEHPHTAQQPQPLEL, from the coding sequence ATGAAGACTTTCACCGCCAAGTCCGAGACCGTCCAGCGCGACTGGTACCTCGTCGATGCCTCCGGCAAGACGCTCGGCCGCCTCAGCAGCGAAATCGCCCGCCGCCTCCGTGGCAAGCACAAGCCCGTCTACACCCCGCACGTCGATACCGGTGACTACATCATCGTGATCAACGCCGAGAAGGTGGCCGTGACCGGCAAGAAGCTGACCGACAAGCTCTACCACCGCTTCACCGGCTACATCGGCAACCTCAAGACCGAGACGCTGGCGCAGGCGCTGGAGCGTCATCCGGAGCGCGTGATCGAGACCGCGGTGAAGGGCATGCTGCCGAAGAACACGCTGGGCCGCGCGATGTACCGCAAGCTCAAGGTCTACAAGGGTGCGGAGCATCCGCACACCGCCCAGCAGCCGCAGCCCCTGGAACTCTAA
- the rpsI gene encoding 30S ribosomal protein S9: MAITQNYGTGRRKSSVARVFLRKGSGNINVNGRPLDEFFGRETARMIVRQPLELTQSTDKFDVLVTASGGGTTGQAGAIRLGIARALVEYDESLKTELRKAGFMTRDAREVERKKVGLHKARRATQFSKR; this comes from the coding sequence ATGGCTATCACCCAGAATTACGGCACCGGCCGTCGCAAGTCCTCCGTCGCCCGCGTGTTCCTGCGCAAGGGCAGCGGCAACATCAACGTCAACGGCCGTCCGCTCGACGAGTTCTTCGGCCGCGAGACCGCGCGCATGATCGTGCGCCAGCCGCTCGAGCTGACCCAGTCGACCGACAAGTTCGACGTGCTGGTCACCGCGTCCGGCGGCGGAACCACCGGCCAGGCCGGTGCGATCCGCCTCGGCATCGCCCGCGCGCTGGTGGAGTACGACGAGTCGCTGAAGACCGAGCTGCGCAAGGCCGGCTTCATGACCCGTGACGCCCGCGAGGTCGAGCGCAAGAAGGTCGGTCTGCACAAGGCCCGCCGCGCCACCCAGTTCTCCAAGCGTTAA
- a CDS encoding 2OG-Fe dioxygenase family protein, whose protein sequence is MTPDLAPPCTPLADVAGAMRTHGYAVLAADDVAALAGVPVAAFDDIRESWERLPPDTYLLDGGRYRRRRHSCFVVDHETGGLQLAPHRAHWQPRDYNALHGGMRRWFEPVEEPVVAAPAWTGLLQGLAGLGDALRGAQPWYVEAHQFRIDTSDGIGRPTPEGAHRDGVDLVAVCMVGRHAIKGGETRVFDADGPDGQRFTLSEPWSLLLLDDARVIHESTPIQPVDGHGHRDTLVITLRAGNFQGDE, encoded by the coding sequence ATGACGCCCGACCTCGCTCCCCCCTGCACCCCGCTTGCCGATGTCGCCGGGGCGATGCGTACGCATGGCTATGCCGTGCTTGCGGCGGACGACGTGGCCGCACTTGCCGGCGTGCCGGTGGCGGCGTTCGATGACATCCGCGAAAGCTGGGAACGGTTGCCGCCCGACACCTACCTGCTGGATGGCGGCCGCTATCGCCGTCGCCGGCATTCGTGCTTTGTGGTCGACCACGAAACAGGCGGGCTGCAGCTTGCGCCGCACCGCGCGCACTGGCAGCCGCGCGACTACAACGCACTGCATGGCGGCATGCGCCGCTGGTTCGAGCCGGTCGAGGAACCGGTGGTGGCGGCACCGGCGTGGACCGGTCTGCTGCAGGGACTTGCCGGTCTCGGCGACGCATTGCGCGGCGCGCAACCCTGGTACGTGGAAGCGCACCAGTTCCGCATCGACACCAGCGACGGCATCGGCCGGCCGACGCCCGAAGGCGCGCATCGTGATGGCGTCGACCTGGTCGCCGTGTGCATGGTGGGCCGCCATGCGATCAAGGGCGGCGAGACCCGGGTGTTCGACGCCGATGGCCCGGACGGGCAACGCTTCACCCTGTCGGAGCCGTGGTCGCTGCTGCTGCTCGACGATGCGCGGGTGATCCATGAGTCCACGCCGATCCAGCCGGTGGATGGGCACGGCCATCGCGACACGCTGGTCATCACCCTGCGTGCGGGGAACTTCCAGGGCGACGAGTAA
- a CDS encoding fumarylacetoacetate hydrolase family protein produces the protein MKLGSLKEGGRDGTLVVVSRDLARAVRADGIAPTLQRALEDWSNTAPRLNMLAQQLEAGDAAGAFDLDVSALASPLPRAYEFVDGSAYLPHVERVRRARGAEVPESFYTDPLMYQATSAGFLGPRDPVRVVSEDYGIDLEAEIVVITDDVPMAATPEEAAGHIQLVGLVNDVSLRNLIPGELAKGFGFLQSKPRSALSPVFVTPDELGDAWQGNKLHLPLVTHVNGEWFGAPEAGVDMQFDFAQLVAHAAKTRPLSAGTIVGSGTIANQDTSKGASCFAEKRTVEALEHGKPLTPFLSFGDTVRIEMLDAHGESIFGAIEQRIERQAV, from the coding sequence ATGAAGCTTGGTTCCCTGAAGGAGGGCGGCCGTGACGGCACCCTCGTCGTCGTCTCGCGTGACCTGGCCCGCGCCGTGCGCGCCGATGGCATCGCGCCGACCCTGCAGCGCGCACTCGAGGACTGGTCGAACACGGCCCCGCGCCTCAACATGCTCGCGCAGCAGCTGGAAGCCGGTGATGCCGCCGGCGCATTCGACCTCGACGTCAGCGCGCTCGCATCGCCACTGCCGCGCGCGTACGAATTCGTCGACGGTAGCGCCTACCTGCCGCATGTCGAACGGGTGCGCCGCGCGCGTGGTGCCGAGGTGCCGGAGAGCTTCTACACCGACCCGCTGATGTACCAGGCCACCAGTGCCGGCTTCCTTGGCCCGCGTGATCCGGTGCGCGTGGTCAGCGAGGACTACGGCATCGACCTCGAGGCCGAGATCGTGGTGATCACCGACGACGTGCCGATGGCCGCGACGCCGGAAGAGGCCGCGGGGCATATCCAGCTGGTCGGGCTGGTCAACGACGTGTCGCTGCGCAACCTGATCCCCGGCGAGCTCGCCAAGGGCTTCGGCTTCCTGCAGTCCAAGCCGCGCTCGGCGCTGAGCCCGGTGTTCGTCACCCCCGACGAACTCGGCGATGCCTGGCAGGGCAACAAGCTGCACCTGCCGCTGGTGACCCACGTCAACGGCGAATGGTTCGGCGCGCCGGAGGCCGGCGTGGACATGCAGTTCGACTTCGCACAGCTGGTCGCGCATGCAGCGAAGACGCGGCCGCTGTCGGCCGGCACCATCGTGGGCTCGGGCACCATCGCCAACCAGGACACCAGCAAGGGTGCCTCGTGCTTCGCCGAGAAGCGCACGGTGGAAGCGCTCGAGCACGGCAAGCCGCTGACCCCGTTCCTCTCCTTCGGCGACACGGTGCGCATCGAGATGCTGGATGCGCACGGCGAGTCGATCTTCGGCGCGATCGAACAGCGCATCGAACGACAGGCGGTCTGA
- the maiA gene encoding maleylacetoacetate isomerase, which translates to MSERLALYSYWRSSAAYRVRIGLNLKRLPYDIVPVHLVRNGGEQLAPEYAEHAPQKLVPMLVHGQRRMRQSLSILEYLDEVWPEPPLLPSTARGRQRVRELAQLVACEIHPLNNLRVMRFLEHEWNVPQPEREVWLKHWMVEGLGAFEALLDGHPSTDAFCEGTTPGLADCCLVPQLYNARRFGVDLSPFPTLLRIEQACLALPAFDAARPEKQPDAP; encoded by the coding sequence ATGAGCGAGCGCCTGGCGCTGTATTCCTACTGGCGATCGAGCGCCGCCTATCGCGTGCGCATCGGCCTGAACCTCAAGCGCCTGCCGTACGACATCGTGCCCGTGCATCTGGTACGCAACGGCGGCGAACAGCTTGCGCCGGAGTACGCCGAGCACGCGCCGCAGAAGCTGGTGCCGATGCTGGTGCACGGCCAGCGCCGCATGCGGCAGTCGCTGTCGATCCTGGAATACCTCGACGAGGTCTGGCCGGAGCCGCCGCTGCTGCCGTCGACCGCGCGTGGGCGCCAGCGTGTGCGCGAACTGGCGCAGCTCGTCGCCTGCGAGATCCATCCGCTCAACAACCTGCGGGTGATGCGCTTCCTCGAGCACGAATGGAACGTGCCGCAGCCCGAGCGCGAGGTGTGGCTCAAACACTGGATGGTGGAAGGGCTGGGTGCGTTCGAGGCGCTGCTTGACGGCCATCCGTCCACCGATGCCTTCTGCGAAGGGACGACCCCGGGGTTGGCGGACTGCTGTCTGGTGCCGCAGCTCTACAACGCCCGCCGGTTCGGCGTCGACCTGTCGCCATTCCCGACGCTGCTGCGCATCGAGCAGGCCTGCCTGGCGCTACCGGCGTTCGATGCTGCGCGCCCGGAGAAGCAGCCCGACGCGCCCTGA
- a CDS encoding PilT/PilU family type 4a pilus ATPase, with amino-acid sequence MDIGYFLKLMTEKNASDMFLTTGAPVYIKVEGKLYPLGNTGLPAGMVKKIAYSLMDEGQVPVFERELELNMALSLQDAGRFRVNVFKQRGEMGMVIRSIRSTIPSIEELQLPQVLKEIVMAPRGLVLIVGSTGSGKSTTLASMIDHRNSTTSGHILTIEDPIEYLHRHKKSIVNQREVGLDTHTFHNALKNAMREAPDVILIGEILDATTMEAAIAFAETGHLCLATLHSNNADQTIERILNFFNEAAHKNVLMNLALNLKAVVSQRLVVGRDGRRMPAAEVLINTPMIRDLLRRGQVHEIKQAMEESLEEGMESFDQCLFRLYKEGRIEMEEALKAADSRDGLALKFRLSQGGDVHDPYADVYSHGEEMLR; translated from the coding sequence ATGGACATCGGCTATTTCCTGAAGCTGATGACGGAAAAGAACGCGTCGGACATGTTCCTGACCACCGGCGCGCCGGTGTACATCAAGGTCGAGGGCAAGCTGTACCCGCTCGGCAACACCGGGCTGCCCGCCGGGATGGTCAAGAAGATCGCCTATTCGTTGATGGATGAGGGGCAGGTGCCGGTGTTCGAGCGCGAGCTCGAGCTCAACATGGCGCTGTCGCTGCAGGACGCCGGGCGCTTCCGCGTCAACGTGTTCAAGCAGCGTGGCGAGATGGGCATGGTGATCCGCTCGATCCGCAGCACCATACCGTCCATCGAGGAACTGCAGCTGCCGCAGGTGCTCAAGGAGATCGTCATGGCCCCGCGCGGGCTGGTGCTGATCGTCGGCTCCACCGGTTCCGGCAAGTCGACCACGCTGGCGTCGATGATCGACCACCGCAACAGCACCACCTCCGGGCACATCCTCACCATCGAGGATCCGATCGAATACCTGCACCGGCACAAGAAGTCGATCGTCAACCAGCGCGAGGTGGGGCTCGACACCCACACGTTCCACAACGCGCTCAAGAATGCGATGCGCGAAGCGCCCGACGTCATCCTGATCGGCGAGATCCTCGACGCCACCACGATGGAGGCCGCGATCGCGTTCGCCGAGACCGGTCACCTGTGCCTGGCGACGCTGCACTCCAACAACGCCGACCAGACGATCGAGCGGATCCTCAACTTCTTCAACGAGGCCGCGCACAAGAACGTGCTGATGAACCTCGCGCTCAACCTCAAGGCGGTGGTCAGCCAGCGCCTGGTGGTCGGCCGGGACGGTCGGCGCATGCCGGCGGCGGAAGTGCTGATCAACACGCCGATGATCCGCGACCTCTTGCGCCGCGGTCAGGTGCACGAGATCAAGCAGGCGATGGAGGAGTCGCTGGAGGAAGGCATGGAGAGCTTCGACCAGTGCCTGTTCCGCCTGTACAAGGAAGGCCGCATCGAGATGGAGGAGGCGCTGAAGGCGGCCGACTCGCGCGATGGCCTGGCGCTGAAGTTCCGGCTCTCCCAAGGCGGCGACGTGCACGATCCCTACGCCGACGTGTACTCGCACGGCGAGGAAATGCTGCGCTGA
- a CDS encoding DUF4398 domain-containing protein, with protein MSTFAHFPRFLQACALASVLALTACATVPPPTSEVSTAQQAVSRAAGADADQYAFQDIEQARALLAQAQSALAAGRDAEARSAALSAAALADLAAARSREAVAQSELARHRAQITDLRRQLQIDEE; from the coding sequence ATGTCCACTTTCGCACACTTCCCACGGTTCCTGCAGGCCTGCGCACTGGCAAGCGTGCTGGCGCTCACAGCTTGCGCCACCGTTCCGCCGCCCACGTCGGAGGTCTCGACCGCGCAGCAGGCGGTGAGCCGTGCCGCCGGTGCCGATGCCGACCAGTACGCCTTCCAGGACATCGAGCAGGCGCGCGCACTGCTGGCGCAGGCGCAGTCCGCGCTCGCCGCCGGCCGCGACGCCGAGGCGCGTTCCGCCGCGCTGTCCGCGGCCGCGCTCGCCGACCTGGCCGCGGCCCGAAGCCGCGAGGCGGTCGCGCAGTCCGAACTCGCCCGCCACCGCGCACAGATCACCGACCTGCGCCGTCAGCTGCAGATCGACGAGGAATGA
- a CDS encoding YdcH family protein produces MFEGQPQAEIEAVFQANPEFRRLYHHHKELDKKVMDAELGVLPIDETTLAQMKREKLQAKDRLVQMYDSLQNH; encoded by the coding sequence ATGTTCGAAGGGCAACCCCAGGCCGAAATCGAAGCGGTGTTCCAGGCCAATCCAGAATTCCGGCGCCTGTACCACCACCACAAGGAACTGGACAAGAAAGTCATGGATGCCGAACTCGGCGTGCTGCCGATCGATGAGACGACCCTGGCGCAGATGAAGCGCGAAAAACTCCAGGCCAAGGACCGACTGGTCCAGATGTACGACAGCCTGCAGAACCACTGA
- a CDS encoding pyridoxal-phosphate dependent enzyme: MPIHASVLELIADTPIVRAQRLDTGVCELYFKLENQNPGGSIKDRIGMSMIEAAEARGDIRPGDTLVEGTAGNTGIGLALVAQQKGYRLVLVVPDKMSREKIFNLKAMGAEVVLTRSDVGKGHPEYYQDLAARVAAETPGAYFINQFGNPDNPAAHEHGTGPEILRQMAEVGGLDAIVFGCGSSGTMTGLSRCFAEHAPDVEMILADPVGSILTEYINEGTLSDKSASWMVEGIGEDFLPSISDFSRVKKAYAIGDKESFLTARELLEKEGILGGSSTGTLLAAALKYCREQATPKKVLVFVCDTGNKYLSKMYNDYWMLDNGFLEREQHGDLRDLILRPYAQRDTVVVAPTDLLVTAYQRMKLYDVSQLPVMEGDRLVGIVDESDVLLHVYGEEARFRDPVSTAMVSKLDRLDVKSPIEALLPVFDRGQVAIVVDGERFLGLITRIDLLNYLRRRVQ; encoded by the coding sequence ATGCCCATCCACGCCTCCGTCCTCGAACTCATCGCCGACACGCCGATCGTCCGCGCCCAGCGCCTCGACACCGGCGTGTGCGAGCTCTACTTCAAGCTCGAGAACCAGAACCCGGGCGGGTCCATCAAGGACCGTATCGGCATGAGCATGATCGAGGCCGCGGAGGCCCGCGGCGACATCAGGCCCGGCGACACCCTGGTCGAGGGCACTGCCGGCAACACCGGCATTGGCCTGGCGCTGGTAGCGCAGCAGAAGGGCTACCGCCTGGTCCTCGTCGTCCCGGACAAGATGAGCCGCGAGAAGATCTTCAACCTCAAGGCGATGGGCGCCGAAGTGGTGCTGACCCGCTCGGACGTCGGCAAGGGGCATCCGGAGTACTACCAGGACCTCGCCGCGCGCGTCGCCGCCGAGACCCCGGGCGCGTACTTCATCAACCAGTTCGGCAACCCCGACAACCCGGCCGCGCACGAGCACGGCACCGGGCCCGAGATCCTGCGGCAGATGGCCGAGGTCGGCGGGCTGGATGCGATCGTGTTCGGCTGTGGCAGCTCCGGCACCATGACCGGCCTGTCGCGCTGCTTTGCCGAGCACGCGCCCGATGTGGAGATGATCCTCGCCGACCCGGTCGGCTCGATCCTCACCGAATACATCAACGAGGGCACGCTCAGCGACAAGTCCGCCAGCTGGATGGTCGAGGGCATCGGCGAGGACTTCCTGCCGTCGATCTCCGACTTCTCGCGGGTGAAGAAGGCCTATGCGATTGGCGACAAGGAAAGCTTCCTGACCGCGCGCGAGCTGCTGGAGAAGGAAGGCATCCTCGGCGGGTCGTCCACCGGCACCCTGCTGGCCGCGGCGCTGAAGTACTGCCGCGAGCAGGCCACGCCGAAGAAGGTGCTGGTGTTCGTCTGCGACACCGGCAACAAGTACCTGTCGAAGATGTACAACGACTACTGGATGCTCGACAACGGCTTCCTCGAGCGTGAGCAGCACGGCGACCTGCGCGACCTGATCCTGCGCCCGTACGCACAGCGCGACACCGTGGTGGTGGCGCCGACCGACCTGCTGGTCACCGCCTACCAGCGGATGAAGCTCTACGACGTCTCCCAGTTGCCGGTGATGGAGGGCGACCGGCTGGTCGGCATCGTCGACGAGTCCGACGTGCTGCTGCACGTGTATGGCGAAGAGGCCCGCTTCCGCGACCCGGTCTCGACCGCGATGGTCAGCAAGCTCGACCGGCTGGACGTGAAGTCGCCGATCGAGGCGCTGCTGCCGGTGTTCGACCGGGGGCAGGTGGCGATCGTGGTCGACGGGGAGCGGTTCCTCGGCCTGATCACCCGCATCGATCTGCTGAACTATCTGCGGCGGCGGGTGCAGTAA
- a CDS encoding cystathionine gamma-synthase, with protein MSDKSPAHDERALSLATLAIHGGQHPDPSTGAVMTPIYATSTYAQSSPGEHQGFEYSRTHNPTRFAYERGVAALEGGSRGFAFASGLAASSTVLELLDAGSHIIAMDDVYGGTYRLFERVRRRTAGLEVSWVDLSDTDAFEAAIRPETRMVWIETPTNPMLKLVDIEKIAAIARKRGLLVVVDNTFASPILQRPLTLGADLVLHSATKYLNGHSDMVGGMVVVGDNAELAEQLAFLQNSIGGVQGPFDSFLALRGLKTLHLRMKAHCENAQAIAEFLQGHSAVEQVIYPGLASHPQHELAKKQMDGFGGIVSVRVKGGYEAAKRFCERTQLFTLAESLGGVESLVNHPAVMTHASVPVERRATLGIADDLVRLSVGVEAATDLTSDLDAALR; from the coding sequence ATGTCCGACAAATCCCCCGCGCATGACGAGCGCGCGCTTTCGCTCGCGACCCTGGCGATCCACGGCGGTCAGCATCCGGATCCGTCCACCGGCGCGGTGATGACGCCGATCTACGCGACGTCCACCTACGCCCAGTCGAGCCCCGGCGAGCACCAGGGCTTCGAGTACTCGCGCACGCACAACCCCACGCGCTTCGCCTATGAGCGCGGCGTCGCCGCACTCGAAGGCGGCAGCCGCGGCTTCGCGTTCGCTTCGGGCCTGGCCGCGTCGTCAACTGTGCTGGAACTGCTGGATGCCGGCAGCCACATCATCGCCATGGACGACGTCTACGGCGGCACCTACCGCCTGTTCGAGCGTGTCCGCCGCCGCACCGCCGGGCTGGAAGTGAGCTGGGTCGACCTCAGCGACACCGACGCATTCGAGGCGGCGATCCGCCCCGAAACCCGGATGGTCTGGATCGAGACGCCGACCAACCCGATGCTGAAGCTGGTCGACATCGAGAAGATCGCCGCGATCGCCCGAAAGCGCGGCCTGCTGGTGGTGGTCGACAACACCTTCGCCTCGCCGATCCTGCAGCGTCCACTCACGCTGGGTGCCGACCTGGTGCTGCACTCGGCAACCAAGTACCTCAACGGCCACTCCGACATGGTCGGCGGCATGGTCGTGGTTGGTGACAACGCCGAGCTCGCCGAGCAGCTGGCGTTCCTGCAGAACTCGATTGGCGGCGTGCAGGGTCCGTTCGACAGCTTCCTCGCCCTGCGTGGCCTGAAGACGCTGCACCTGCGCATGAAGGCGCACTGCGAGAATGCGCAGGCGATCGCCGAGTTCCTGCAGGGGCATTCCGCCGTGGAGCAGGTGATCTATCCGGGGCTCGCGTCGCATCCGCAGCACGAGCTGGCAAAGAAGCAGATGGACGGTTTCGGCGGCATCGTCTCGGTGCGCGTCAAGGGCGGCTACGAGGCGGCCAAGCGCTTCTGCGAGCGCACGCAACTGTTCACCCTGGCCGAATCGCTGGGCGGCGTGGAGAGCCTGGTCAACCACCCGGCGGTGATGACGCATGCGTCGGTGCCGGTGGAGCGGCGGGCGACGCTGGGGATTGCGGATGATCTGGTGCGGTTGAGTGTGGGGGTGGAGGCCGCGACCGATCTGACTTCCGATCTCGACGCAGCCCTGCGATAA